In Trichocoleus desertorum NBK24, the following are encoded in one genomic region:
- the lgt gene encoding prolipoprotein diacylglyceryl transferase, with the protein MPLDLPILSHLWSSCYGLMAFEFKSPGPVLVELGPLTIRWYGLLIASAVLIGVSLSQALAKRRQVDPDLIGDLIIWLVVAAIPSARLYYVLFQWQEYAQRPEDIIAIWKGGIAIHGAILGGLVASLIFAKVKRVSFWQLADLVAPSLILGQAIGRWGNFFNSEAFGRPTNLPWKLFIPSEQRPVGYENVAYFHPTFLYESLWNLMVFGILITLFFRGLRGKPALKVGTLFLVYLVSYSLGRFWIEGLRTDSLMIGPLRIAQIISLVEISIGLIGLFWLYRLHRPLPDVVAVQESDRKLRQESDHLP; encoded by the coding sequence ATGCCCTTGGATCTGCCAATTTTGTCCCATCTCTGGAGTAGCTGCTATGGGCTTATGGCCTTTGAGTTTAAGTCTCCAGGCCCTGTATTAGTTGAGCTGGGACCTCTCACCATTCGTTGGTATGGCCTCTTAATTGCCTCTGCAGTGCTGATTGGGGTTAGTTTATCCCAAGCCTTAGCCAAGCGTCGCCAGGTTGATCCCGATTTGATTGGCGACCTGATTATTTGGTTAGTTGTGGCTGCAATCCCTTCTGCTCGGCTGTATTACGTGCTGTTTCAGTGGCAAGAATATGCCCAACGACCGGAAGACATTATTGCTATCTGGAAGGGGGGCATCGCAATTCATGGCGCGATCTTGGGCGGCTTGGTGGCGAGCCTGATTTTCGCTAAGGTCAAACGGGTTTCGTTTTGGCAGTTGGCGGATTTGGTGGCACCTTCGCTGATTTTGGGACAGGCGATCGGGCGTTGGGGGAATTTCTTTAATTCGGAGGCGTTTGGGCGACCAACTAATCTACCGTGGAAGCTGTTTATTCCTTCTGAGCAACGTCCGGTGGGATATGAGAATGTGGCGTACTTTCATCCCACGTTTCTTTATGAGTCTCTGTGGAACTTGATGGTGTTTGGGATTCTCATCACCTTGTTCTTTCGGGGGTTGCGGGGTAAACCTGCTTTGAAGGTGGGGACGCTGTTTTTGGTTTATTTAGTCAGCTACAGTTTGGGGCGTTTCTGGATTGAGGGGCTACGAACAGACAGCTTAATGATTGGCCCGCTGCGGATTGCTCAAATTATTAGTTTGGTGGAAATCAGTATTGGTCTGATTGGTCTATTTTGGCTCTACCGATTGCATCGGCCGTTGCCTGATGTGGTGGCTGTTCAGGAAAGCGATCGCAAGTTACGCCAGGAATCGGATCATCTGCCTTGA